The sequence AGGATACGCGGCATCCGGAAGACGGCGTGCCGGGTCTCGATCTTGGGCACGATGCCGATCCGGGCACACCCCTCTGCTTTCAAAAGGGCCTGCAGATCGGCGATATCACGGTCCGTCTGGCAAAACGAGAGGCCGAACATATCGGCAAAGTGCTTGACGGCACGCAGGTTCTCCCGGTCTGCCGGGGTCAGGGCCGGGATGTTAAGGTAGGTGTCGGGCAGGTTGATCCCCTTCTCCTCCTTGAGCAGCGTCCCGCCCGGTTTCGCCTGGGTGACCGTGCAGAGCACGCCGTCGGCCTCCTTTTCATTGACGAAGAGGCCGATCTTGCCGTCGTCAATGTAGACCCTGTCGCCCGGGCGGACATAGGAGGCGAACGCCGGCAGCGTACAGGAGATGTGCGCCGGTGCAACCGTCTGCCCGGTCTCGTCCCGGATCGCGGCACACCCCTCCGCATCCGTCGCGGTAATGCGCAGCAGATCCCCCGTAAAGAGTCGGATGCGCTCGGGCTGTTCGACACAGCCCGTCACAAATCCTTTCCGGCCGCCGGCCGATACCGCACAGCGCTCGTCGACGGCGACCTTCTTGCTGACCGCGGCCAATGCCCCGACGTCGTCAATCTGCCTGATCGTAATCTTGGCGTGCCGCCCGTTGATGTCCGTCACCTTCAGCACGTCGCCCGCTACGAGCGTGTCGAAGAGGGTGCGCTCCAGAGCGAGCTGCCCCGGGATCCTCACACGGGTATTGGGATCGGTACGCTCGGAAAAGGTCTGCGCCGGTGCGGGCCGGATCATGATCATCTTTTCGCGCTTGTTGCTGCCGAGGACAATGGGCAGCTTCAGCCGTCTGACCCGCCCCGTCCGGATCTTCGGTCCCGCCAGGTCCACAAAGATCTTCAGCGGCTCCTCCGCGGGACGCGTTGCGTTCAGCGCCGTGATCACATCGGCCATTCCCTGCCAGACGGCAGGGTCGTCGTGCGCCGTATTGATGCGGAAAACGTTGACGCCGGCTTCCGAAAGCCCCCGGATCAGTTCCCCGCCGTTGCGGGCCGCGTCGGAGGGGAGCGTCACCATGACCGCCGTCGTCTGCTCCGCCGTATCCGCAGAACTCTTCCCGCCGAAAAGGGCCCGGCTGTTCTGTGCGATCATCTCCTGGGCCGCGGCGATGCCGAGGTGGTGGAACGCCGCCGTCTCTTCTGGCGAGATCTCCCCCCGTCCCATCGAAGAGGAGAGCTGGTCATAGAGGGTATCGACACTGGCGGCGACATGGGCGTAGGAGCGTCCCAGGGAGGAGAGCGAAAGCAGGAAAAGCTTCTCCTGCAGCTCCGTCCAGTCTTTTGAACGCAGGATCAGGTATTGCCTGAGGTTGAGGAGGCTCCGGTAACGCGGATGGTTCGGATCGGTCCCGTGACGGGCCGCGAGCAGGTCGCTCCGCAGCTCTTCGAAGGTGTCCAGGGCCGATTGCATCAAAGTTCTGTCCAGCATACCGATATCTTACCCTGAAGGCGTTTCAAATCGGTTACGTTTCACTGCCCATTTCTGCGGCACGCCGCACGATATCCATGCCGTAACGCTCCCGCATTTTCATCACCGCGCCGTCGAGCCGCTGCATCTTCCGGTCCTCCTCGAGCGTGAACATATCGACTGCCTTGGGATCGTGGTGAAGGAACTTCGTCGCGCTCATGGCGATGTAGGTGACGGCCGCGTTCGGATAAAGATCGAGCTCCCGGAACTTCTCCAGGGCGAACGCGGTGATAAAACGCTCGTTGAAGAAGCGGTAGACCGTGTACTGTTTCTTGCTGCGCAGCCGCCCCTCGTACCCGATACTGAAATAGAACGTCGTGGGGTTGACGCCCAGGCGGGCAATGGTATGGGTCCAGTGGCGCACCATCACCCGCACGCGGCGGTAGAACTCGTCACGCTCCCGGATGGGGCGGTCCATGCTGCGCGACATCCCGATCCCTTTGCGGCTGCGGCGGGGGTTGATCCCCTCCCCGTCCCGACCGCTCATGCGGGCATAGAGGTCGCGACCGTGCCGTCCCCAGCTGGCAAACAGGTGCGGGCTCGCCACGGCTTCGCCGACGGTGGCGACGCCGTAACGTGCCAGCTTCTTCCCGAAGGCCCTCCCCACCCCGGGGAACTCCCCGACGGGGACGTCGCGCGTAAACTCGGCAATCTCCTCATCGTAGACGACCCGCAGCCCGTAGGGCTTCACCGTCGACGTCGCGAGCTTCGCGATCCACTTGGCGTTGCTCGCCCCGATGGAGACGGGCAGCAGCAGCTCCTTCGTCACCTTCTCCTGGAGGTAGCGGATGAAACCGGGCATCTCCCGCTCCTCGATCCAGCCGGTGACGTCGCCGAAGAGCTCGTCGATGCTGTACTGCTCCACCAGCGGGATCTCCTTGGCCAGCATCTCCATCATTTCATGCGACAGGGTGTGGTAGAGCAGATGGTCCGGGGGGACGAGGATCGCCCGGGGGCAGAGCTGCAGCGCCTCGCGGATAGTCATGGCCGTCTTCACACCGCAGGCCCTCGCTTCGTAGCTGGCCGTCGTGACGATCCCCCGGATGCGCCCCGCGTCGAAAAAGTAGTTCGAGGCGTCGTGCTCGGCATGAAAAAGCGTCGGGACGAAAGCCCCCTGGTTCAGCTGGATAAGCTTCTTCTCCCTGGCCGGTTTCGCGTCAAAAATGAACGGGTCCCCCCGCCCGCCGACGATCACGGGTTTTCCCACGAGATCGGGGTTGCGGGTACGTTCGGCGGAGACAAAGAAGCTGTCGAGGTCGAGGTGAAGTATCATACCGCCATGATAGGGCTAAATGCGGACGGCGGGCCGTTTTATTTCACGGCGCCATGCCCTCCTGCGGCGGGAAGAGGCATCGCAGCAGCAGCGGCGGTATCGGCACGCCGTCGTCTGCAACCCTGTAGCGGATCCGGACCGTGTCGTCCACGACCATCATCCCGGCGAACAGCGAGGGAGGGGTGATGCCGAAACGGCTCATTTTCGTTTCGAACGTCCCCGAAACCACCCCCTCTTCCATACGGTCCGGCGTAGCGACGACCGGTGTCTCATGGCGGCCTATGCGCATCACCCCTTCCAGGGAGCCGTCCGCGTTTTGGGAGCGCAGCGTGAAGAGAACGGGACAGGCCCGGTCGACGCCGAAGGCCTCGTAGGCGTCGTTGTCCAGCGCCTCGTTCCCGCTTTTGAGCGTCTCGATGGCCAGGGCGACCTGCAGCGTTTCAACCCGGCCATTCTCCTGCACCATGTAGACACGGACAGTGTCCGACGCCATGCTCCAGTCATGCAGCGAGGAGGTCCCGTTGACCTCGATGCTTCCTGCGGCCCATACGGCCTGCATCACTGCCATCAAAAACAGAATCGCTTTCATCGCCTCTCCCTTCCCCGGCATACGCGGGGCGCACTTTTTTCGCACCGCGCCGCTGTAAAAAGTGTAACACAAAATGCCGCGCAGCCGGAGAGGGGGAAGGAAGAATATGTTTGCAAGCCTCCCCATATGGCGCTCTGCCCTGTTTTGATGTTTTGCATGCAAAGTGGCATAGACTTGCACTTATGAAACGCACTATCGACGCCGAAGAGATCCGGATCCTTTTTTTTACCGCCTATTTTCTCTATGGCAGGAGCAAATACGGCAGCAGCGAACGGGGAGACGTACGCCTAGGGAGGATCGGGGCGTACCGGGGAATCATGCAGCTCTGCCGCGCGGCGATGGACGCGCCTGTGCCCTGCCCCCGCAGCGAACTGATCGAGGGGTGCCGCCGACTGGAAGCGCAGGCGGATGGACTCTCCGAAGGCGCGTTCAAAACCGCCTACCTCGAAACCCTTGCCGTCTTGCAGCGGCGCATTGCGTCAACCGAAAGCGTCCTAGAACATCCCCATCATTGAGGTGCGGCCGAACTTCTGCACCAGCATCGCCGCCGTGCCGCCGCGCTCATTGGCGATGGAGGTATCCGCCCCGGCGTCGAGGAGGCGTCGGCACAGTTCGGGCTTATCATCCATGATGCTCTCCATCAGCGGGGTCCAGCCGACGCCGTCTTGTTTATTGATGTCCGCACCGTGGGTCAGCAGGTACTCCACCATCTCGCGGCGGTCGCGGCGGATGGTGATGTGCAACGGTGTCCAGCCGTACTTGTTCTGCAGGTTGACGTTCCCGCCGTTTTCGAAAATCGCTTCAAACGCTTCGAGGTCGTTCATATAGACGATATCCTCCAGCAGTTCAAACAGTCCCCCCTCCGGGTGGGAGGCGTAATCCAGGATCCGTTCTTCGATCTCCGGCGCCATCTTGTCCAGGATCTGCAGTTTGTGATCGTCCATTTTCGGCTCCTTTTGGCATGATTGTTTCTCCCATTATACAATCCGCCGCTTTTTTATACACCCTTCGTATTCCTGCCGTAGTCGTTTTGTGATGTAATGAGAGTAAAATACCGCAAACAGATAGAAACGGGGCTAGGTAGATATCATGCTTTTTTTCCTACTTTTTTCGCCGGTTGCCGCGGCACTTCTGCTCTTTGCACTCCCCTCGCTCCGGGCGCGCTATGCGGTAGCGGCACTGCTTTTCGGCATCCTCTCGGCCACCGCGCTCTCCCTTTTCCTGCACCCGGGGGAGATAGCGCTTGACATCGCGCCGGGAATCGGGACCCTGATCGAAGCCGCCGATATCATCCTGCTCTTCTACTTCCTCTTCCAGGGGGTGAAGCACCGCTCCGTGCCGGTCCTGCTGCTTGCACTGCTGCAGCTGCCGCTCTACCTCTGGGCCGTGGCGGTCACCCCCGCGGCAGACACCCCGGCGCTGGTCATCGACGACCTGGCGCGCTTCATGTTCCTCATCATCAACATCGTCGGCGGGGCCATCGTCCTCTACGCCGTCGAGTACATGCGCCGCGAGAAGAGCAGTGAAGGGAAGCAGCGCCTTTTCGTCGCCTACCTGATGCTCTTCCTCTCCGTCATGAACGCCATCGTCATCGCCGACGCCATTTTGCTCTTCTTTTTCCTCTTTGAGATGACGACGCTGGCTTCTTACCTCCTCATCGCCTTCCGCGGCGACAGTGTCAGCCGCCGCAACGCGCTGCGTGCGCTCTGGATGAACCAGGTCGGCGGGGTCTTCCTGCTTCTGGGCGCCCTGGTCGCAGCCTACGGCCCGGGCACCGCCACGTTCAGCGGCCTGCTGCAGGGCGACGGCGGGGTACTAATGCTCGCCCTGGCCCTGCTCGCCATGGCCGCCCCGGTCAAGGGGGCTTCGCTCCCCTTTGACAGCTGGCTGCTCGGTGCCATGGTCGCCCCCACCCCGGTCAGCGCCATCCTGCACTCGGCGACGATGGTCAAGATCGCCCCCTTCCTGATCCTCAAGCTCGCCCCGGGGCTGGACGGCACCCTGCCCGGCACCCTCCTGGCTCTCTTCGGTGCCCTGGTCTTCGTCGCCGCCTCCTACCTGGCGCTGTCGCGCAGCCTGCTCAAGGAGATCCTCGGCTACTCGACCATCGCCCTGCTGGGGCTGATGATGAGCCTGGCCGCCGTCGGCACGCCCGAGAGCATGCAGCTCGCAATGGTCCTGATGCTCTTTCACGCCCTCTCCAAGGCACTTCTCTTCCTCGCGGCGGGCGTGCTCGAGAAGGAGTTCGGCTTCAAGGACGTCGAGCAGATGAAAGGGCTGCTGCATCGTGCCCCCCGCAGCGTCGGGTTCCTCTTCTTCGGCTTCTTCTCCCTCACCCTGCCGCCCTTCGGGCTCTTTATGGGGAAACTCTTCGCCATCGCCTCCGTCGCGTCGCTGCTGCATACGCAGCCGTGGCTCGTCGTGGTGCTGACGGGCATCGCCGTCGGCAGCGCCCTGCTGGTGCTGCTCTATTTCAAGATCGCCGCCGCGCTGCTTGCCACCGCCCCGGACACCCTCCCCATCGAACGCGAAATGATGCCCCCGGGCTTTATGACACCCCTGGCCCTGCTGACCCTGCTCAGTCTTGCAGCGGCGGGCGGCTACATGCTGCAGCAGCACAGCAGCCTCCTGTGGCTGCTGGCGCTGCCCGTACTGATTGTCGCCCTGCTGCCACTGCTGACGCGCTCCCTGCAGCGCTTCGACCGTGTCATGCCCTACCGCTGCGGGGAGAAGAGCGAGTTTGACGCCGCGCTCTTTTACGTGGAGCCTTCTCCCGCCGCGGCACGGAGACTGCAGTGGGGCTTCGGTCTGCTCTTTGCCGCCGTCGCCCTTTCGGGAGCCCTCCGATGAGTTGGGTCATGATTCTCTTCGCCCCCCTGCTCGGCGGTCTTGTCTACGGCGCAGAACGGGTACTGCGCGCCCGGATGCAGCGCCGTCAGGGACCGCCCCTGCTGCAGCCCTTCTACGACATGTTCAAGCTGATGGACAAGCGGACCCTCATCATCCACGCCCCCCACGCACTGCTGGCCGTGGCCCACTTCCTGCTGCTCTGGCTTGCGGTGGGGGCGCTTTTTGCCGGGTGGAACCTGCTCTATATCGTCTTTTTGCACCTCTTCGCCCTGATCGTCCTCGTCCTGGCGGGCTACAGCGTACGCTCGCCCTATTCGCAGGTGGGGGCCAACCGCGAACTCGCCGCCCTGGCCGCCTATGAACCCATACTGGTGCTTCTCGCCGTCGGCTTCTACCTCGTCTCGGGCAGCTTCGACGTCAGCGCCATCCTGGAACACGGCGGCTACCTGGCACAGATGCCGCTGCTCTTTGCCGCCCTGCTGATGATTCTGCCGATCAAACTCAAAAAATCCCCCTTCGATACCGTCGAAGCGCACCAGGAGATCGTCGGGGGCGTCGAAGTCGAGTACAGCGGGCTCTTCTACGAGTTCCTCTACATGGCCCGCTTCCTGGAGTACCTCTTCGTCTACGGCCTTGTTTTCCTCTTTGCCGGGGCGTCGCCGCTGTGGGGTGTGCTGCTCGTGCTGGCCGTTTTCCTGCTCGTCAATCTCGTCGACAATGCCACCGCCCGCGTCCGGACCGACCAGATGGTTAAAATCATTTATGCCACGGCCTTTGCAATGGCAACGGCCAACATTATTTGGATCAGCCTATGAAATTTTTCAGCGCTTTTCGGAAAAAATCCCCCTGGATCCTGCACTACAATGCGGGCAGCTGCAACGGCTGCGATATCGAGATCCTCGCTGCGCTGGGTCCCCGCTTTGATCTGGAGCGCTTCGGCGTCATCAATACCGGCAACCCCAAGCAATCCGACATTTTCCTCGTGACCGGCCCCGTCACCTACCGCTCCCGTGAACGGCTCGTGGAGCTCTACTGCCAGATCCCCGAACCCAAAGTCGTCATCGCCGTCGGCTCGTGTACCGCAGCGGGCGGGGTCTTCCGCGGGATGTACAACGTCGAGGACGGCATCGACCGCTACATCCCCGTCGACGTCTATGTCCCCGGCTGCGCCTCTTCGCCCCAGCTCATCATCGATGCCGTTGTTGAGAGTCTGCAGATTCTGGAGCATAAAAGCAAGGCGATCGAAACGCCCTTCAGACTCTTCGGTGCCGTCGAAACGGTCGCCGGGAAACTCAGCCGCCTCAAGATGGCGCGAAAGGTCAATGATGCAGAAGATTGAAACGACACTAAACACACTCCTCGATGACATCCGCGCTTTTTACGACCCCAAAGCGTGGCACTTTCTCACCGTCAACGGGATAGACCTGGGCGAAGGGAAGATCGAACTGCAGTGGATCTTCTCCCGCTACGGCGCCAAGAACGACGTCGTCGTCTACTACGCGCTGAGCGACTACGACACCCCCGTCCCCTCCATCGTGCCGGTCATCCCCTCCGCCTTCCTGGGCGAACGGGAGATCGTCGATATGTTCGGACTCAATGTCGAGGGCGCCGCGGCGGGCCTCTACCTCGACAAAGACTCCCAGCCCCATCCGCTAAGGGGGGATGCATGAAAAAAACCGTCCAGATCCCGCTGGGGTCGCAGCATATCTCTTTGCTCGAGCCCATCCGTTTCCGGTTCGAGTGCGAGAACGAGACCATCGTCGGCGTCGATGCCGACGTGGGGTTCGTGCACCGCGGCGTCGAGCAGGCCTGCACCACCAAGTTCGACTTCAAACAGGTCGGCTTCGTCGTCGCGCGGGTCTGCGGGCTCTGCGCCATCACCCACTCTCTCTCCTACACCCTCGCCGCGGAGAAGCTGCTGGACTTTACCCCGAACGACCGCATCAGGTACCTGCGGATGCTGATGGTCGAACTCGACCGCATCCATTCGCACATGCTCTGCCTGGCCCATACGGCGGAAAACGCCGGCTTCGAGGCGCTCTTTATGCAGATCATGGGCGACCGGGAGCTCGTGATGGATATCCAGGAGGCGATCAGCGGCAACCGCATCCAGTTCGACTTTATCGCCATCGGCGGCGTCACCCGCGACCTCACCCCCGAGATGGTCTCCCTGCTGCACAAGAACCTCGACGAGCTCTCCGGCAAGATCGCCGACCTCATCGAACTCTTCGAATCCAACTGGTCCCTCTCGCTCAAGTACAGAGGCATCGGGGCGCTCTCGCTGGAGGAAGCGCAGACCTACAACGCCCTGGGCCCCCTGGCCCGAGCCGCCGGACTGGCCACCGACGTGCGGGTGGAGACCGACGACTTCCCCTACGAGGCGCTTGGCTACGAGATGATGCTGGAAACGGGCGGCGACATCCATGCCCGCAACCGGGTGCGGCTGCGCGAGATCATGAACTCCATCGCGATCTGCCGCAACATCGTCGAGAACCTTCCCGCCGGGGAGATCATGGAGAAGGCCAAGGGCAAACCGAAAGGTGAGGCGATCGTACGCGTCGAAGCACCGCGGGGCGAGCTCTTCTACCTCGTACGCGGCAGCGGACAGAATATGCTTGAACGTGTCCGGATCAAGACCCCGACCTTCTCGGGCATCCCGGCCATGATGGAGGTGTTCAAAGGGAGCCGGTACGCCGACGCCCCGGCGATCCTCGCCTCCTTTGACCCCTGCATGTCCTGTACGGCGAAATAGGAGGAAGCCATGCTCAAAGCGATGATGAACGCCTTCTTAAATCTCTTCAGACCGATACGCACGCATCCCTATCCCGCCGAACCGATGCCCCTGCCCCCGGCCTACCGCGGATTGATAGAGTATAATGAGGAGGCATGCATTTTCTGCGACAAATGCGAGAAGGCGTGCCCGCCCAAATCGATCCGCTTCTTCCAGCATGAGGACGGAAGCAAAGAGTACCGCTACAACGCCTGGCTCTGTATCTACTGCGGCGAGTGCGTGCGGGCATGCCCCAAACCGGAAGAGGCACTGTGGCAAAGCGAAACGAAAGCACGCCCCGCCCTCAAAGCGGACAACGTCAACGACGGCTGGTTCGACTGGGAAGCGAAGTGTGCACAGAGCCGCGACGATTACGCCGCGGCCAAGAAGGCGGCGAAGGCCGCCCAGAAAAACGAAGGAGCCTGATATGCGTATCGTCATCGTCGGCGGCGGCATCGCGGCCGCCTATATCGCCAATGCGATCAAAGAGCAGTCGCCAGAGCACGAGGTACTCATTGTCACCAAGGAGGCCCACCCTCCCTATGACCGCATCCACCTCTGCGCGCTGGTCAGCGGCAGCACCGATATCGACGAGATCGCCCTGCCCCTTCCCCCGGACGTCAAGGTGGAGCTGAACGCCGAGGTCACGGGCCTCGATCCCACCTCCAAGCGCATCTTTACCGCTTCCGCTTCCTATGCCTACGACAAGCTCATCCTCGCCACCGGTTCCGAGCCGCGCCGCCTTTTCGACACGACAGGCCTCACCAACGTCGCCACGTTCCGCAGCGCCGATGACTCCGAGTGCATCGCGCAGCGGATCGTCGGCAAAAACGTCGTTATGATGGGCGTGGGCCCTATCGGGCTGGAGCTGCTCGATACGCTGAGCAGCCTGGAGGGACCGGAACATATCTACCTCGTCTCTCGGGGGAACCACCTTTACGACAAGGCACTGACCCCCACCGCCGTCGCACTGATGAAGCGTATCTACGAAGGCGCCGACCCCCGGGTCCATATCCTCTTCGAGGAGGAGATCACGGACAAGGTGATCGAAGGGGATATGATTACGAAGATCGTTATGAAAGAGCGAACCATCGACAACCCCTTTGTCATCTTCGGTGTCGGCATCTCCCCCGCCGCCGATTTTGCCAAAGATGCACTTGAAACGGACAAAGGGATTCTGGTCGACGAGCATATGCGCACGTCCGACCCCGACGTCTACGCCGTCGGCGAGGTGGCCCAGCTTCGCAACGGCTATATCGCCGGCCGGGTCAAGGAGTGTACGCTCCAGGCCGACGCCGCCGTCGCCGCGATTCTCGGGGTTGAAGACGAAGGTTTCAAAGATTTTGTCACCATCGACGGCCTCAAGGTCGGCAGTTTCCTGCTCGCCGACGTCACCTCGACCGCCTATGCCCCGAAAGACGATGCGAACGAGGACATCGTCATCGCCTCCAAGGCGGAGGGGCGGATCGACCAGTACATCGTCAACGACGACCGCCTCGTGCGCTTTATCGGGATCAACACCAACATCGACGTCATGGCCCTCAAAACGATGATGGAGGAGGCCAAACCGGTCGATCCCGCCTTCTTCTACGACAACCGGCTCATCAGCGAACGGGGACGCCTCATCTGCAGCTGCGCCAGCGGCTATGAACAGGACCTCGTCGCGCTGATCAAGGAGAACTGCATCGAGAGCTTCGCCGACCTCAAACCGCTCAGCGAGGCGGGCCGGGTCTGCGGCCGCTGCAAGCAGGACATCGTCAAGCTCATCGCCGACACCCCGGTCGATCCCGAAGAAGCCGCCCGCCTCAAGGCCGAACGCGAGGCAGCGGCCAAAGCCGAAGAGATGGCCAAGGTGCAGCGGCGCATCGACAAGTTCAACAAGCTGCACCCCGCCAACCGCATCGAAAGCGAAAACCTCGACGAAGCGCTCAAAGCCTTCGACATGAGCAGCGAGTTCAACCGCTGGGTCTCCATGATCACCGCCAATATGCGGCTGCACCCCGAGTACGAACCCCTCGTGGGCCAAAGTATCGAACAGCTCAACAAGATCCCCATCATCTGGCTCGAGCTCGCCGACTGCAGCGGCAACTCCGAGGGGTTCATCAAGTCCGCCCACCCCAAGGTGGACGACCTTATCCTCAAATACATCTCCCTTGATTACCATGAACTGCTGATGGCGGGATCAGGGGACCAGTCGGAACTCTCACTCGACGGGGTGATCGAGA is a genomic window of Sulfurimonas sp. HSL1-2 containing:
- a CDS encoding nickel-dependent hydrogenase large subunit, coding for MKKTVQIPLGSQHISLLEPIRFRFECENETIVGVDADVGFVHRGVEQACTTKFDFKQVGFVVARVCGLCAITHSLSYTLAAEKLLDFTPNDRIRYLRMLMVELDRIHSHMLCLAHTAENAGFEALFMQIMGDRELVMDIQEAISGNRIQFDFIAIGGVTRDLTPEMVSLLHKNLDELSGKIADLIELFESNWSLSLKYRGIGALSLEEAQTYNALGPLARAAGLATDVRVETDDFPYEALGYEMMLETGGDIHARNRVRLREIMNSIAICRNIVENLPAGEIMEKAKGKPKGEAIVRVEAPRGELFYLVRGSGQNMLERVRIKTPTFSGIPAMMEVFKGSRYADAPAILASFDPCMSCTAK
- a CDS encoding NADH-quinone oxidoreductase subunit C, translating into MQKIETTLNTLLDDIRAFYDPKAWHFLTVNGIDLGEGKIELQWIFSRYGAKNDVVVYYALSDYDTPVPSIVPVIPSAFLGEREIVDMFGLNVEGAAAGLYLDKDSQPHPLRGDA
- a CDS encoding pyruvate kinase — translated: MLDRTLMQSALDTFEELRSDLLAARHGTDPNHPRYRSLLNLRQYLILRSKDWTELQEKLFLLSLSSLGRSYAHVAASVDTLYDQLSSSMGRGEISPEETAAFHHLGIAAAQEMIAQNSRALFGGKSSADTAEQTTAVMVTLPSDAARNGGELIRGLSEAGVNVFRINTAHDDPAVWQGMADVITALNATRPAEEPLKIFVDLAGPKIRTGRVRRLKLPIVLGSNKREKMIMIRPAPAQTFSERTDPNTRVRIPGQLALERTLFDTLVAGDVLKVTDINGRHAKITIRQIDDVGALAAVSKKVAVDERCAVSAGGRKGFVTGCVEQPERIRLFTGDLLRITATDAEGCAAIRDETGQTVAPAHISCTLPAFASYVRPGDRVYIDDGKIGLFVNEKEADGVLCTVTQAKPGGTLLKEEKGINLPDTYLNIPALTPADRENLRAVKHFADMFGLSFCQTDRDIADLQALLKAEGCARIGIVPKIETRHAVFRMPRILEQLLVWEKSGVMIARGDLAIETGFENLAAIQESLLDLCSAAHLPVIWATQVLESQMKNNLPSRAEITDAAMAGRAECVMLNKGPFAIDTAGALLRILDRVHQSFRKNRQLLRKETLWSVADAPEDSL
- a CDS encoding proton-conducting transporter membrane subunit, with the protein product MLFFLLFSPVAAALLLFALPSLRARYAVAALLFGILSATALSLFLHPGEIALDIAPGIGTLIEAADIILLFYFLFQGVKHRSVPVLLLALLQLPLYLWAVAVTPAADTPALVIDDLARFMFLIINIVGGAIVLYAVEYMRREKSSEGKQRLFVAYLMLFLSVMNAIVIADAILLFFFLFEMTTLASYLLIAFRGDSVSRRNALRALWMNQVGGVFLLLGALVAAYGPGTATFSGLLQGDGGVLMLALALLAMAAPVKGASLPFDSWLLGAMVAPTPVSAILHSATMVKIAPFLILKLAPGLDGTLPGTLLALFGALVFVAASYLALSRSLLKEILGYSTIALLGLMMSLAAVGTPESMQLAMVLMLFHALSKALLFLAAGVLEKEFGFKDVEQMKGLLHRAPRSVGFLFFGFFSLTLPPFGLFMGKLFAIASVASLLHTQPWLVVVLTGIAVGSALLVLLYFKIAAALLATAPDTLPIEREMMPPGFMTPLALLTLLSLAAAGGYMLQQHSSLLWLLALPVLIVALLPLLTRSLQRFDRVMPYRCGEKSEFDAALFYVEPSPAAARRLQWGFGLLFAAVALSGALR
- a CDS encoding DNA polymerase IV, which encodes MILHLDLDSFFVSAERTRNPDLVGKPVIVGGRGDPFIFDAKPAREKKLIQLNQGAFVPTLFHAEHDASNYFFDAGRIRGIVTTASYEARACGVKTAMTIREALQLCPRAILVPPDHLLYHTLSHEMMEMLAKEIPLVEQYSIDELFGDVTGWIEEREMPGFIRYLQEKVTKELLLPVSIGASNAKWIAKLATSTVKPYGLRVVYDEEIAEFTRDVPVGEFPGVGRAFGKKLARYGVATVGEAVASPHLFASWGRHGRDLYARMSGRDGEGINPRRSRKGIGMSRSMDRPIRERDEFYRRVRVMVRHWTHTIARLGVNPTTFYFSIGYEGRLRSKKQYTVYRFFNERFITAFALEKFRELDLYPNAAVTYIAMSATKFLHHDPKAVDMFTLEEDRKMQRLDGAVMKMRERYGMDIVRRAAEMGSET
- a CDS encoding complex I subunit 1 family protein; translated protein: MSWVMILFAPLLGGLVYGAERVLRARMQRRQGPPLLQPFYDMFKLMDKRTLIIHAPHALLAVAHFLLLWLAVGALFAGWNLLYIVFLHLFALIVLVLAGYSVRSPYSQVGANRELAALAAYEPILVLLAVGFYLVSGSFDVSAILEHGGYLAQMPLLFAALLMILPIKLKKSPFDTVEAHQEIVGGVEVEYSGLFYEFLYMARFLEYLFVYGLVFLFAGASPLWGVLLVLAVFLLVNLVDNATARVRTDQMVKIIYATAFAMATANIIWISL
- a CDS encoding 4Fe-4S dicluster domain-containing protein, with amino-acid sequence MLKAMMNAFLNLFRPIRTHPYPAEPMPLPPAYRGLIEYNEEACIFCDKCEKACPPKSIRFFQHEDGSKEYRYNAWLCIYCGECVRACPKPEEALWQSETKARPALKADNVNDGWFDWEAKCAQSRDDYAAAKKAAKAAQKNEGA
- the nuoB gene encoding NADH-quinone oxidoreductase subunit NuoB, which produces MKFFSAFRKKSPWILHYNAGSCNGCDIEILAALGPRFDLERFGVINTGNPKQSDIFLVTGPVTYRSRERLVELYCQIPEPKVVIAVGSCTAAGGVFRGMYNVEDGIDRYIPVDVYVPGCASSPQLIIDAVVESLQILEHKSKAIETPFRLFGAVETVAGKLSRLKMARKVNDAED
- a CDS encoding hydrogenase small subunit, whose translation is MRIVIVGGGIAAAYIANAIKEQSPEHEVLIVTKEAHPPYDRIHLCALVSGSTDIDEIALPLPPDVKVELNAEVTGLDPTSKRIFTASASYAYDKLILATGSEPRRLFDTTGLTNVATFRSADDSECIAQRIVGKNVVMMGVGPIGLELLDTLSSLEGPEHIYLVSRGNHLYDKALTPTAVALMKRIYEGADPRVHILFEEEITDKVIEGDMITKIVMKERTIDNPFVIFGVGISPAADFAKDALETDKGILVDEHMRTSDPDVYAVGEVAQLRNGYIAGRVKECTLQADAAVAAILGVEDEGFKDFVTIDGLKVGSFLLADVTSTAYAPKDDANEDIVIASKAEGRIDQYIVNDDRLVRFIGINTNIDVMALKTMMEEAKPVDPAFFYDNRLISERGRLICSCASGYEQDLVALIKENCIESFADLKPLSEAGRVCGRCKQDIVKLIADTPVDPEEAARLKAEREAAAKAEEMAKVQRRIDKFNKLHPANRIESENLDEALKAFDMSSEFNRWVSMITANMRLHPEYEPLVGQSIEQLNKIPIIWLELADCSGNSEGFIKSAHPKVDDLILKYISLDYHELLMAGSGDQSELSLDGVIENDKGRYILMVEGAIPLGLEGKFLRIGPKGETGLELLKRTAKHAAAVFSIGSCAFDGGVVAAAPNPTGAVGVAEALGRNDIINLPGCPVNPINIVGTLLHYIMFDELPKLDEKNRPEWAYGFRVHDNCERRGHYDLDEFVLEWGDEGAKKGWCLFKMGCKGPYADLNCSLVKFNEGTSWPVQVGHGCFACGQGKIAFDKYANNRPLPEGEEEEIHGH
- a CDS encoding ankyrin repeat domain-containing protein translates to MDDHKLQILDKMAPEIEERILDYASHPEGGLFELLEDIVYMNDLEAFEAIFENGGNVNLQNKYGWTPLHITIRRDRREMVEYLLTHGADINKQDGVGWTPLMESIMDDKPELCRRLLDAGADTSIANERGGTAAMLVQKFGRTSMMGMF